A section of the Microbulbifer pacificus genome encodes:
- a CDS encoding GntR family transcriptional regulator, producing the protein MDLYQQLKADLQRGRFAPGTPLKQSEIADYYGVSRIPVRDALARLKVEGWLTGHGKRGVAVPLLDPQEAEDLYLMRMRLEPLLLELAAPSLNGELLGRARDILDSMEATPKQTPALDAAEIGRLNWLFHTELYRAAARPTLFNTVEQLQRQCERYIGYQNRSLDYQATSQREHYQLLALLQRGETEKACTLLERHIAAAGRMLVAHLRKPRD; encoded by the coding sequence ATGGATCTCTACCAGCAATTGAAAGCGGACCTGCAGCGCGGGCGCTTTGCCCCGGGCACACCGCTGAAACAGAGCGAGATCGCCGACTACTATGGCGTCAGCCGCATCCCGGTGCGGGACGCGCTGGCGCGCTTGAAAGTCGAGGGCTGGCTTACCGGCCACGGCAAACGCGGGGTGGCGGTGCCGCTGCTCGACCCGCAGGAAGCGGAAGATCTTTACTTGATGCGTATGCGCCTCGAGCCGCTGCTGTTGGAACTCGCCGCGCCCAGTCTGAATGGTGAGCTACTGGGTCGCGCGCGGGATATCCTCGACAGCATGGAGGCCACACCAAAACAAACACCCGCACTCGACGCCGCGGAGATCGGCCGCCTCAACTGGCTGTTTCATACCGAGCTTTATCGCGCCGCGGCCCGCCCCACTTTGTTCAACACCGTCGAGCAGCTACAGCGTCAGTGCGAACGCTATATCGGCTATCAGAACCGCAGCCTCGACTACCAGGCCACCAGCCAGCGCGAACACTACCAGCTGCTGGCACTGCTGCAGCGGGGAGAGACGGAAAAGGCCTGCACACTGCTGGAGCGGCACATCGCCGCCGCCGGGCGCATGCTGGTGGCGCACCTCCGCAAGCCGCGAGACTGA
- the hemB gene encoding porphobilinogen synthase, with translation MSFSPNRGPYPNSRPRRLRASEFSRRLVRENRLTSDDLILPLFVIEGRGETQQVASMPGVERMTVDLLTAKARELVKLGIPAVALFPVVDAAHKSDDARAAYAVDGLAQRAVRALKDAAPELGVITDVALDPFTSHGQDGLMNEQGYIVNDDTVEVLVQQALSHAQAGADVVAPSDMMDGRIGAIRTALEREGHVNTQIMSYAAKYASSYYGPFRDAVGSAGNLKGANKFSYQMDPANSDEALHECALDLAEGADMIMVKPGMPYLDVVRRVKDELKVPTFAYQVSGEYAMHCAAFANGWLNREAVILESLLAFKRAGADGVLTYFAEEAAKLLQD, from the coding sequence ATGAGCTTCAGCCCCAACCGCGGCCCCTATCCAAATTCCCGCCCGCGCCGCCTGCGCGCCAGTGAATTCTCGCGCCGTCTGGTACGGGAAAACCGCCTGACCAGCGACGACCTGATTCTGCCACTGTTCGTCATCGAGGGCCGCGGCGAGACTCAACAGGTGGCATCCATGCCGGGCGTGGAGCGCATGACGGTCGACCTGCTCACCGCCAAGGCCAGGGAACTGGTGAAACTCGGCATTCCCGCAGTCGCCCTGTTTCCGGTGGTGGACGCCGCGCACAAATCCGACGACGCCCGCGCGGCCTACGCCGTGGACGGACTGGCGCAGCGCGCGGTGCGCGCACTTAAGGATGCCGCGCCGGAACTAGGGGTCATCACCGATGTGGCGCTTGACCCCTTCACCAGCCACGGCCAGGACGGCCTGATGAACGAGCAGGGCTATATCGTCAACGACGACACGGTGGAAGTGCTGGTGCAACAGGCGCTGTCCCACGCCCAGGCCGGCGCCGATGTGGTGGCGCCTTCGGATATGATGGACGGGCGCATCGGCGCGATCCGCACGGCACTGGAGCGCGAGGGCCATGTGAACACCCAGATCATGTCCTACGCCGCCAAGTATGCATCCAGCTACTACGGCCCTTTCCGCGATGCGGTAGGTTCCGCCGGCAACCTGAAAGGCGCCAATAAGTTCAGCTACCAGATGGACCCGGCCAATTCCGACGAAGCGCTGCACGAGTGCGCGCTGGATCTGGCGGAAGGCGCGGACATGATCATGGTGAAGCCAGGCATGCCCTATCTGGATGTGGTGCGACGGGTGAAAGACGAGCTGAAAGTGCCGACCTTCGCTTATCAGGTGAGCGGTGAGTACGCCATGCATTGCGCGGCCTTTGCCAACGGCTGGCTGAACCGCGAGGCGGTGATTCTGGAATCCCTGCTGGCATTCAAGCGCGCAGGGGCAGACGGTGTGCTGACGTATTTCGCCGAGGAGGCCGCCAAGCTGCTACAGGACTGA
- a CDS encoding helix-turn-helix transcriptional regulator, which produces MCRRAAQAGDSQTFTSFQRLRRRHKGIFSRCHQRWSPCYRGDAVMAAPMEYAGKKFGGVMLGTGLAGLVICQRNEDLEAQQSVNSVECRLQTLMAPPAANAPEHGVEALKPVLPASPYPASALKGLPIPFSSRELEIVARIAAGATSFEIAERLHISVYTVKNHRKNILRKADCRNSGQLINRCIALGLV; this is translated from the coding sequence ATGTGCCGCCGGGCCGCGCAAGCCGGGGATTCACAAACATTCACAAGCTTTCAAAGACTTCGTCGGCGCCATAAGGGTATTTTTTCCCGATGTCATCAGCGGTGGTCGCCTTGCTATCGGGGTGACGCTGTGATGGCGGCACCAATGGAATACGCCGGCAAAAAATTTGGGGGAGTGATGTTGGGCACTGGATTGGCGGGGCTGGTGATTTGCCAGCGGAATGAAGACTTGGAGGCGCAGCAGTCGGTGAATTCTGTGGAATGTCGGCTGCAGACATTGATGGCGCCGCCGGCGGCGAATGCGCCGGAGCATGGGGTGGAAGCCTTAAAACCTGTTTTGCCCGCATCTCCATATCCGGCTTCGGCGCTCAAAGGATTGCCAATCCCGTTCAGTTCCCGGGAGCTGGAAATCGTGGCGCGCATTGCCGCCGGCGCCACCAGTTTTGAGATTGCAGAGCGGTTACATATTTCCGTGTACACGGTGAAAAACCACCGCAAAAACATTCTGCGCAAGGCGGACTGCCGCAATTCCGGGCAGTTAATCAACCGCTGTATCGCACTCGGCCTGGTGTGA
- a CDS encoding winged helix-turn-helix domain-containing protein, translating to MQYRFCNFILDTGQLYLTADGVPVEADARQLQLLRLLIDSYPEPCSQQQLLETLWPDTVVSHWSAGRLVSDTRKLFRHQGYEGPLIQTLHGRGYRLAPELVEQLCELPIMAGETAQPAADAPGPAREAGLSIVPPATSSPAVNWRSLAATGLLLLFAAAIVYFITAHGSREERAPLVIGEAPDARGRILWVDDNPDNNLSERQQFESRGIAVYIATNSEDALMLLSMYRYHAVISDMGRGDEPLAGLKLMERLRARDDQTPYFLYTIMPSESQRLLVAQRGGNGVAVTQEELFDMVLPLFEVGSGAPATP from the coding sequence ATGCAATACCGCTTCTGCAACTTCATACTGGATACCGGGCAGCTTTACCTCACTGCCGACGGCGTGCCTGTGGAAGCGGATGCCCGCCAGCTGCAGTTACTGCGTCTGCTGATCGACAGCTATCCCGAGCCATGCAGCCAGCAGCAACTGCTGGAAACACTGTGGCCCGACACAGTAGTGTCGCACTGGTCGGCGGGGCGGCTGGTGTCGGATACCCGCAAGCTGTTCCGCCACCAGGGCTACGAGGGTCCACTGATCCAGACCCTGCACGGCCGCGGCTACCGCCTGGCCCCGGAACTGGTGGAGCAGCTGTGCGAACTGCCCATCATGGCCGGGGAGACCGCGCAACCCGCAGCCGATGCGCCCGGGCCCGCGCGTGAAGCCGGGCTCAGCATTGTCCCTCCGGCAACATCCTCTCCCGCGGTAAACTGGCGATCTTTGGCGGCTACGGGGCTGTTGTTGCTTTTCGCCGCAGCTATTGTTTATTTCATCACGGCACACGGGAGCCGCGAGGAGCGCGCGCCGCTGGTGATCGGCGAGGCGCCGGATGCCCGTGGGCGTATCCTTTGGGTGGACGATAACCCCGACAACAATCTGAGCGAGCGCCAGCAGTTCGAGTCCCGCGGTATTGCGGTTTATATCGCCACCAATAGCGAAGACGCGCTGATGCTGTTGTCCATGTACCGCTATCACGCGGTTATCTCGGATATGGGGCGCGGTGACGAACCGCTTGCCGGTTTAAAACTGATGGAGCGTCTGCGCGCGCGTGACGACCAGACGCCTTACTTCCTCTACACCATCATGCCCTCGGAATCCCAGCGTCTGTTGGTTGCACAGCGCGGTGGCAATGGTGTGGCGGTCACGCAGGAAGAACTCTTCGATATGGTGCTGCCATTGTTTGAGGTGGGCTCCGGCGCGCCGGCAACTCCCTGA
- a CDS encoding DUF2167 domain-containing protein: MIFPRFVGIAGLLLALLPVGSIAQALDDVAEPELTEEQQQYMAWAQQTWEGMTPRTGTVELPGGVASLEVPESFYYLSPEDSKVVLEEIWGNPESELTLGMLFPAGTTPFDGDSWGVTIEYSEEGYIRDDDAAEINYDDLLKDMQASVREESEHRVDNGYESISLLGWAEPPYYDAGQKKLYWAKELAFGDLETNTLNYNIRVLGRKGVLVLNFIAGMPELDDIKQSRDAVLSIASFNPGYRYEEFDPEIDKVAAYGLGALVTGKVLAKTGALAGLLLLLKKVWVVIPLAFGALFKLFRRRDKNEPQ; the protein is encoded by the coding sequence ATGATTTTTCCACGCTTTGTCGGTATCGCCGGCCTGTTGCTCGCACTGTTGCCCGTGGGCAGTATTGCGCAGGCGCTTGATGACGTCGCTGAACCGGAACTCACCGAAGAACAGCAGCAATATATGGCCTGGGCCCAGCAGACCTGGGAGGGTATGACACCGCGCACGGGTACCGTGGAGCTGCCCGGCGGTGTCGCCAGTCTCGAAGTGCCGGAATCGTTTTATTACCTGAGTCCCGAAGACAGCAAGGTGGTGCTGGAAGAAATCTGGGGTAACCCGGAGAGTGAGCTGACCCTGGGCATGTTGTTTCCCGCCGGAACCACACCGTTTGACGGTGATTCCTGGGGTGTCACCATCGAGTACAGCGAAGAGGGCTATATCCGCGACGACGACGCCGCAGAAATCAATTACGACGATTTGCTGAAGGACATGCAGGCGTCCGTGCGGGAGGAGAGCGAGCACCGGGTCGACAATGGCTACGAGTCCATCAGCTTGCTGGGCTGGGCGGAGCCGCCTTATTACGATGCCGGGCAGAAAAAACTCTACTGGGCCAAGGAGCTGGCGTTTGGAGACCTTGAGACCAACACCCTGAACTACAATATTCGCGTGCTGGGCCGCAAGGGCGTGCTGGTGCTGAACTTCATTGCCGGCATGCCGGAACTGGATGACATCAAACAGAGTAGGGACGCGGTGCTGTCCATTGCGAGCTTCAACCCCGGCTACCGCTATGAGGAGTTCGACCCGGAAATCGACAAGGTGGCAGCCTATGGGCTCGGCGCACTGGTGACCGGCAAGGTGCTGGCGAAAACCGGTGCTCTCGCCGGGCTCTTGTTGCTGCTGAAAAAAGTCTGGGTAGTGATTCCTCTCGCTTTCGGTGCGCTGTTCAAGCTGTTCCGCCGCCGCGATAAAAACGAACCGCAATAA
- a CDS encoding rhomboid family intramembrane serine protease — MTDTSETSLLSLLTPTVIILVVTTAVSLIALYLSPRLLEECAFRPYRVWRGENRDSIYLAGFVHANLLHLAVNMWCLWLFGRELAYRIGGTRFVLLYALALVASHIPTLFKERDNPQYASVGASGAISAVVFAYIVYYPQAELYLLFLPFPLPAWLFGLLYLSYSAYASRDKNTRINHDAHFWGAVSGLVFVLFTDPGAWARLL; from the coding sequence TTGACCGATACCAGCGAAACTTCCTTGCTCTCACTGCTCACTCCCACCGTTATTATCCTGGTGGTGACCACCGCCGTGAGCCTTATTGCCCTCTACCTCTCCCCGCGATTGCTGGAAGAGTGCGCCTTCCGCCCCTATCGCGTATGGCGTGGTGAGAATCGCGACTCCATTTACCTCGCCGGATTTGTACACGCAAACCTGCTGCACCTGGCAGTGAATATGTGGTGCCTGTGGTTGTTCGGGCGCGAGCTGGCGTACCGCATTGGCGGTACCCGCTTTGTATTGCTGTACGCGCTGGCACTGGTGGCGAGCCATATCCCCACGTTGTTCAAGGAGCGCGACAACCCGCAGTACGCCAGCGTCGGCGCTTCCGGTGCCATATCTGCGGTGGTGTTTGCCTATATCGTCTACTACCCGCAAGCGGAGCTGTACCTGCTGTTCCTGCCATTTCCGCTGCCGGCGTGGCTGTTTGGATTGCTGTACCTGAGCTACAGCGCCTACGCCAGCCGAGATAAAAACACCCGTATCAACCACGATGCGCACTTCTGGGGTGCGGTCAGCGGGCTGGTATTTGTGCTGTTCACCGACCCGGGGGCCTGGGCGCGATTGCTGTAA
- a CDS encoding Fe2+-dependent dioxygenase yields the protein MVVIENMLSPQEVARYREVLTSLPWADGRATAMGMSAEVKNNHQADPADPTVRQLANQLLSRMGETPQLISAALPHRIFPPVFNRYGEREEYGWHVDGAIMRIPGSNDVLRSDMSMTLFLSEPEEYEGGELVIATEFGEQRVKLPAGSAVVYPSSSLHKVTAVTGGQRLAAITWMQSLVADGAMRQILFELDQSIQNLLRQQQVDRGELDRLHHVYHNLIRKCAEV from the coding sequence ATGGTTGTAATTGAAAATATGCTTTCGCCACAGGAAGTGGCCAGATATCGCGAAGTCCTGACATCACTGCCCTGGGCGGATGGCAGGGCCACGGCGATGGGTATGTCTGCGGAAGTAAAAAACAACCATCAGGCCGACCCGGCCGACCCTACGGTACGGCAGCTGGCCAACCAGCTGCTGTCCCGTATGGGGGAGACGCCGCAACTCATTTCGGCTGCGCTTCCCCATCGTATTTTTCCGCCGGTGTTTAATCGCTACGGCGAACGTGAAGAATACGGCTGGCATGTGGATGGCGCCATCATGCGGATTCCCGGATCCAATGATGTCCTGCGCAGTGACATGTCGATGACGCTGTTTCTCAGTGAGCCCGAAGAGTACGAAGGTGGCGAACTGGTGATTGCCACGGAATTCGGTGAGCAGCGGGTGAAGTTGCCCGCGGGCTCTGCCGTGGTCTATCCGTCCAGCAGCCTGCACAAGGTGACTGCCGTTACCGGCGGGCAGCGACTGGCTGCGATCACCTGGATGCAGAGCCTGGTAGCAGATGGGGCCATGCGCCAGATCCTGTTCGAACTGGACCAGTCCATCCAGAACCTGTTGCGTCAGCAGCAGGTGGACCGGGGCGAGCTGGACCGGCTGCATCATGTGTATCACAACCTGATCCGCAAGTGCGCCGAGGTGTAA
- a CDS encoding TonB-dependent receptor, with the protein MSGSRIKSLPLSMGAQTIAAALAFGSHTSIAQEQESVCPEKDSKACVSEAEKAAIEHIEIHGVRTSVYRYDRSGDARHVADLVDTPQTISVLTLDQIQESGRTDLKDILAAQSGVTLGTGENGNAFGDRYIIRGHEARSDVFVDGLRDPGMTTRESFATERLEITKGPSSTFAGRGSSGGAVNSITKKASTTYNFGRVDLAGGTDDHTRVTVDYNLSLNDDLALRINGLSAQQDKPGREGIEQERDGVQLSGVFQASDDLSLIADVYYLDAHDKPDLGSYFDREARKPIEDIPVYAQDNDFLDSQVTTFTLRTDYRLSDSVRLYNATRAGQTENGYITTGVRGTNRADSDPAAPGAATMTLSTHQGWQEVDYATTQFNLFWDKELFGREHKLVFGLEYTDESVDNGVYDIEYANAGTCLTEGRGGVSEAYCILDGAGNLLDNVGSVMGRSFTRGDTDALYDIETVSFYVMDTVAVTDDLDVFFGLRQDRFDYSNATSGRNGDELYAYSDTMYNGHLGLVYEVAENGNIYATYSTATNINGGESDLGANCGYGGICGTPDQAVEADPELVENLELGTKWMLFDGNLLASAAVFRMTKGDVMESVGDSYSTLGTLNTGENRVQGVEFGLSGDITENLSVQASASFMESEVLDSYNADNIGLALSNFADRSYYLQVRYQPTESFAFGGDYSYQSEMYGGQPDTAAGYDQTTGQYSIVVPSYQVVGLFANYNATDKLTLRANIGNLLDEEYWTAAYRSGSFMYLGEGRSIRATATYEF; encoded by the coding sequence ATGTCTGGATCGCGCATCAAATCACTGCCCCTGTCCATGGGCGCACAAACGATTGCCGCTGCACTGGCTTTCGGATCCCATACCTCCATCGCACAGGAGCAGGAGTCTGTGTGCCCGGAGAAAGATTCCAAGGCCTGCGTTTCTGAAGCGGAAAAAGCCGCAATCGAGCACATCGAAATCCACGGGGTTCGCACCTCCGTCTACCGTTACGATCGCTCTGGAGACGCCCGCCACGTCGCCGACCTGGTGGATACCCCACAGACCATCAGCGTGCTCACCCTGGACCAGATCCAGGAGTCCGGCAGAACCGATCTGAAAGACATCCTCGCCGCACAGTCTGGCGTAACCCTTGGCACCGGAGAGAACGGTAACGCCTTCGGCGACCGCTATATTATTCGCGGCCATGAAGCACGCAGCGATGTGTTTGTCGATGGACTGCGCGATCCGGGTATGACCACCCGTGAAAGTTTTGCCACCGAGCGTCTGGAAATCACCAAGGGGCCCAGCTCCACATTCGCAGGGCGCGGTTCTTCCGGCGGTGCGGTGAACAGCATCACCAAGAAGGCTTCCACCACCTACAACTTCGGCCGCGTCGACCTCGCGGGCGGCACCGATGACCACACCCGCGTTACCGTGGATTACAACCTGTCACTGAATGACGACCTGGCACTGCGTATCAACGGACTGTCTGCCCAGCAGGACAAGCCCGGCCGCGAAGGTATCGAACAGGAGCGCGACGGTGTGCAGTTGTCCGGTGTGTTCCAGGCCTCCGACGACCTGTCATTGATTGCCGACGTCTACTATCTGGATGCACACGACAAGCCGGACCTGGGCAGCTACTTCGATCGCGAAGCCCGCAAGCCGATAGAAGACATCCCCGTATATGCTCAGGACAACGATTTCCTGGACTCCCAGGTGACAACGTTCACCCTGCGCACCGATTATCGCCTGTCTGACAGTGTGCGCCTGTACAACGCCACCCGCGCCGGGCAGACCGAAAACGGCTACATCACCACCGGTGTCCGCGGTACCAACCGTGCAGACAGCGACCCGGCGGCGCCGGGCGCGGCGACCATGACCTTGAGCACGCATCAGGGCTGGCAGGAAGTGGACTACGCCACTACCCAGTTCAACCTGTTCTGGGACAAGGAACTGTTCGGGCGCGAGCACAAACTGGTGTTCGGTCTCGAGTACACCGACGAGTCTGTGGACAACGGTGTTTACGACATCGAATACGCCAATGCCGGCACCTGCCTGACCGAGGGCCGCGGCGGTGTTTCCGAGGCCTACTGTATTCTCGATGGTGCCGGCAACCTGCTGGACAATGTCGGCAGTGTCATGGGCCGCAGCTTTACCCGCGGTGATACCGATGCGCTCTACGATATCGAGACCGTGTCCTTCTACGTGATGGATACCGTTGCAGTTACCGACGACCTGGATGTGTTCTTCGGCCTGCGCCAGGACCGCTTCGACTACAGCAACGCCACCAGCGGCCGCAACGGCGATGAGCTGTATGCCTACTCCGATACCATGTACAACGGCCATCTGGGGCTGGTTTACGAGGTGGCGGAAAACGGCAATATCTACGCAACCTACAGCACCGCAACCAACATCAACGGTGGCGAGTCGGATCTGGGCGCCAACTGTGGCTACGGCGGTATCTGCGGCACCCCGGATCAGGCGGTAGAAGCCGACCCGGAACTGGTGGAAAACCTGGAGCTGGGTACCAAGTGGATGCTGTTTGATGGAAATCTGCTGGCTTCCGCAGCGGTGTTCCGCATGACCAAAGGCGATGTCATGGAGAGTGTCGGTGACAGCTACTCAACCCTCGGCACCCTGAACACCGGTGAAAACCGCGTGCAGGGCGTGGAGTTTGGCTTGAGCGGTGACATTACCGAAAACCTGAGCGTGCAGGCCTCGGCATCCTTCATGGAGTCGGAAGTACTGGATTCCTACAATGCCGACAACATCGGCCTGGCACTTAGCAACTTCGCTGACCGCAGCTATTACCTGCAGGTTCGATACCAGCCCACCGAGAGTTTCGCCTTTGGCGGTGACTACAGCTATCAGAGCGAAATGTATGGTGGCCAGCCGGATACCGCTGCGGGTTACGACCAGACGACCGGTCAGTACAGCATTGTGGTACCGAGCTATCAGGTGGTCGGCCTGTTTGCGAACTATAACGCCACCGATAAGCTGACCCTGCGCGCGAATATCGGTAACCTGCTCGACGAAGAGTACTGGACTGCCGCCTACCGTTCCGGTTCATTTATGTACCTGGGCGAAGGTCGCAGTATCCGTGCTACCGCCACCTACGAGTTCTGA
- the mrcB gene encoding penicillin-binding protein 1B, whose amino-acid sequence MASNKRRSNGKSQKHTSGRLRRWIGRLALLALLGVLALAAYMVWLDVQLRERLDSRQYQLPARVFARPLILQEGMVMRPDELESEFAALNYNKVANVEEPGQWQREGMEYLVWRRDFIHADKREPAAKVQFRLRNDELTHLRDEGGGSLKEFRLDAAPIGTLLGGGDDRNPVRINEIPPLLGATLIAVEDQDFVHHFGVSPRGIARAMVANFKAGGVVQGGSTITQQLVKNIFFDHKPSLRRKFNEALMAILMEVHYDKAYILQEYINEVWLGQQGSRAIYGFGLASEFYFQKPLSQLEPHQIALLVGLVKGASYYNPWRNPKRALERRNIVLDVMQEQGLITGEQHDRLIKKPLEVVSAGDTAQNPYPAFTERLLEELRPYYSVEELRTAGLRIYTSLSPSVQDLAEKSVSQGVAQLEKDRGIQKDSLQAATVILENHTGNVLAMVGDRRPHYPGFNRALEARRQIGSLVKPAIYLAALERPHQYNLGTLIDDAPIREVTEDGQVWMPSNYGNRSHGLVPLYVALSNSYNLATARLGLDLGIENVRQTMRRLGVQANLPRVPSLFLGTAELTPFEVAGMYQTLANGGEHVEPRTLLAVSDADGNQVQRFRPKTSRGVEEVPVYLLRYGLEQVMREGTAKSAYRRLPNSVPFAGKTGTTNDYRDSWFAGFSPGVTAVVWLGRDDNQRTSLTGATGALSVWTDIMRKLPHRHGRIQAPRGVEWKPLNDKGEYMDPRHCEGGRELPISDESRLQTDPRCQSRGWFRNWFDRDDDKKVAPREEMTPGWGIDPEQQRREEQQRQRERQLREQLEQEQWQDEQSVPQEPPEYRDEPQSLPQSEGERLRRLEESGRIQEDRYREEERRAEEERRILEERMLREEALRREEEQRRENEGRQGVPVEEAQPWPPQADDQWP is encoded by the coding sequence ATGGCATCAAACAAGCGCCGTTCTAACGGGAAAAGCCAAAAACACACTTCTGGCCGGCTGCGCCGCTGGATCGGCCGCCTGGCATTGCTGGCCCTGCTGGGGGTGCTGGCGCTGGCTGCGTACATGGTGTGGCTGGATGTGCAGCTGCGCGAGCGTCTGGACAGTCGCCAGTACCAGCTGCCGGCACGGGTGTTCGCGCGCCCGCTGATCCTGCAGGAAGGTATGGTGATGCGCCCGGACGAACTGGAATCCGAGTTCGCCGCGCTCAATTACAACAAGGTTGCGAATGTCGAGGAGCCGGGACAGTGGCAGCGCGAGGGCATGGAGTACCTGGTGTGGCGGCGCGACTTTATCCACGCGGACAAGCGCGAGCCTGCCGCCAAGGTGCAGTTCCGCCTGCGCAATGACGAACTCACCCATCTGCGCGACGAAGGTGGCGGCAGCCTGAAGGAGTTCCGCCTCGACGCCGCGCCCATCGGCACCCTGCTGGGAGGCGGCGACGACCGCAACCCGGTGCGGATCAATGAGATTCCGCCGCTGCTCGGTGCCACCCTGATCGCAGTGGAGGACCAGGATTTCGTGCACCACTTCGGGGTTTCTCCCCGCGGTATCGCGCGGGCCATGGTGGCCAACTTCAAGGCCGGCGGTGTGGTGCAGGGTGGATCCACCATCACCCAGCAGCTGGTGAAGAACATCTTCTTCGACCACAAGCCCAGCCTGCGACGCAAGTTTAACGAAGCGCTGATGGCGATCCTGATGGAGGTCCACTACGACAAGGCCTATATCCTGCAGGAGTACATCAACGAGGTGTGGTTGGGGCAGCAGGGCAGCCGTGCGATCTACGGCTTTGGCCTTGCCTCCGAGTTCTATTTCCAGAAGCCGCTGAGCCAGCTGGAACCGCACCAGATCGCACTGCTGGTAGGGCTGGTGAAAGGCGCCTCCTATTACAACCCGTGGCGCAACCCCAAGCGCGCGCTGGAGCGTCGCAACATCGTGCTGGATGTGATGCAGGAACAGGGGCTGATTACCGGGGAGCAGCACGATCGCCTGATCAAGAAGCCACTGGAGGTCGTGTCCGCCGGTGACACCGCACAAAATCCCTATCCGGCGTTTACCGAACGACTGCTGGAAGAACTGCGCCCCTACTATTCCGTGGAAGAGCTGCGCACCGCGGGCCTGCGGATCTATACCAGCCTCTCACCTTCGGTGCAGGATCTGGCGGAAAAGTCGGTGAGCCAGGGTGTGGCACAGCTGGAGAAAGACCGTGGTATCCAGAAGGACTCGCTGCAGGCCGCCACCGTCATTCTGGAAAACCACACCGGCAATGTGCTGGCGATGGTGGGTGACCGCCGTCCCCACTACCCCGGATTTAACCGCGCGCTGGAAGCGCGTCGCCAGATTGGCTCGCTGGTGAAGCCGGCAATCTACCTCGCTGCACTCGAGCGGCCGCACCAGTACAACCTCGGCACCCTGATCGATGACGCGCCGATTCGCGAGGTCACGGAAGATGGCCAGGTGTGGATGCCGTCCAACTACGGCAACCGCAGCCATGGGCTGGTGCCGCTGTATGTGGCGCTTTCCAATTCCTACAACCTGGCCACCGCGCGCCTGGGGCTGGACCTCGGGATCGAGAATGTGCGCCAGACCATGCGCAGGCTGGGAGTACAGGCCAACTTGCCGCGGGTGCCGTCGCTGTTCCTCGGCACCGCCGAGCTGACACCGTTTGAGGTGGCCGGCATGTACCAGACCCTGGCCAACGGCGGCGAGCACGTGGAGCCGCGCACGCTGTTGGCGGTGTCCGATGCAGATGGCAATCAGGTACAGCGATTCCGTCCCAAAACCAGTCGCGGCGTGGAAGAGGTGCCGGTGTACCTGCTGCGCTACGGCCTCGAGCAGGTCATGCGCGAGGGCACCGCCAAAAGCGCTTACCGCCGCCTGCCCAACAGTGTGCCGTTTGCCGGCAAGACCGGAACGACCAACGATTATCGCGACAGCTGGTTTGCCGGTTTCAGTCCCGGTGTGACAGCGGTGGTATGGCTCGGGCGCGATGACAACCAGCGCACCAGTCTCACCGGTGCCACCGGTGCCCTCAGCGTGTGGACCGACATCATGCGCAAACTGCCCCACCGCCACGGCCGTATCCAGGCGCCGCGCGGGGTCGAGTGGAAGCCGCTGAACGACAAGGGCGAATACATGGACCCGCGCCACTGTGAGGGCGGGCGCGAGCTGCCGATTTCCGACGAAAGCCGCCTGCAGACCGACCCCCGCTGCCAGAGCCGCGGCTGGTTCCGCAACTGGTTCGATCGCGACGACGACAAAAAAGTGGCGCCGCGTGAAGAAATGACCCCGGGCTGGGGCATAGACCCGGAACAGCAGCGCCGCGAGGAACAGCAGCGCCAGCGTGAGCGCCAGCTGCGCGAGCAGCTGGAGCAGGAGCAGTGGCAGGACGAACAGAGCGTGCCCCAGGAGCCGCCGGAATACCGCGATGAGCCCCAGTCGCTTCCGCAGAGCGAAGGGGAGCGACTGCGCCGGCTGGAGGAGTCCGGCCGTATCCAGGAAGATCGTTATCGCGAAGAGGAGCGTCGCGCCGAGGAAGAGCGACGCATCCTCGAAGAACGCATGCTGCGGGAGGAGGCGCTGCGGCGGGAAGAAGAGCAGCGGCGCGAGAACGAGGGCCGCCAGGGCGTGCCAGTGGAGGAAGCCCAGCCCTGGCCGCCGCAGGCAGACGATCAGTGGCCGTGA